In one Candidatus Peribacter riflensis genomic region, the following are encoded:
- a CDS encoding small subunit ribosomal protein S7 yields the protein MPKPIKSYIPEGSDPLIEKFICCLMKRGKKSTARRVFWDAIEVVKGRTKDQPLEVFQKALLNVTPLVEVRPKRVAGAVYQVPVEVNPHRQQTLSIRWLLIAARSRKGMPMSQRLGLELLDASSGQGAAVKKKEDVLRMAQANKAFAHLAK from the coding sequence ATGCCCAAGCCCATCAAATCCTACATCCCCGAAGGTTCCGATCCTCTCATTGAGAAGTTCATCTGCTGCCTCATGAAGCGCGGCAAGAAGTCCACGGCTCGCCGGGTGTTCTGGGATGCGATTGAAGTGGTGAAGGGCCGTACCAAAGATCAGCCTCTCGAAGTCTTTCAGAAAGCGCTGCTCAATGTCACCCCTCTTGTGGAGGTGCGTCCCAAACGTGTGGCCGGAGCGGTGTACCAGGTTCCGGTGGAGGTGAACCCGCACCGTCAACAGACACTCTCGATCCGCTGGCTGCTCATCGCGGCCCGCAGTCGCAAGGGCATGCCCATGTCCCAGCGCCTCGGTTTGGAGCTGCTCGATGCTTCTTCGGGGCAGGGTGCTGCAGTGAAGAAGAAGGAAGATGTGCTGCGGATGGCGCAAGCCAACAAGGCCTTCGCGCATCTGGCGAAGTAA
- a CDS encoding translation elongation factor 2 (EF-2/EF-G): MDLKNLRNIGIIAHIDAGKTTTSERILFYTGKNYKIGEVHEGEATMDWMEQERERGITITSAATQCSWKAKDIDGKDTVFTINIIDTPGHVDFTAEVERSLRVLDGGVVVFDGSQGVEPQSETVWRQADKYAVPRLAFINKMDKTGGDFYMSLGSIHDRLSKNAVAIQLPIGAESDFTGVVDLIAQKAYKFEGEHGETITEIPVPEDLKDEVSEYRAVLMEKVAEADDDLLDEYLKNNALTDAQIIKGLRVGTVKNKLYPVVCGSSLKNMGVQLMLDAVVAYLPSPLDVPPAKGINTDTDKEEERKASNDDPLTVLAFKIATDPFVGRLTFVRVYSGVMKAGTYMINSRSGTKERIGRIVRMHSNHRTEITEVEAGDIAAVIGLKDTRTGDTLCGEDQSILLESIKFAEPVIHMAVEPKTKADQEKMGSALQKLAEEDPTFSVRTDDETGQVIIGGMGELHLDIIVDRMRREFKVESNVGTPQVAYRETIQKEVEHEEKYIKQTGGRGQYGHVIFKIIPQEPGKGYEFVNEVVGGRIPREYISPCDKGFQEGMTRGIQAGYPVVDVKVELLDGSYHDVDSSEMAFKIAASIGFQNAARKAEPIILEPIMKVEIVTPEEFLGDVMGDINSRRGVIQSTGDRGSAKTIQVNVPLSEMFGYATDLRSLTQGRASYSMEPSHYAKVPGNVAAEVIAKRVGVVKR, encoded by the coding sequence ATGGATCTCAAGAATCTGCGCAACATTGGAATCATCGCCCACATCGACGCCGGGAAGACGACGACGAGCGAGCGCATCCTCTTCTACACGGGCAAGAACTACAAAATCGGCGAGGTGCATGAGGGTGAGGCGACCATGGACTGGATGGAACAGGAGCGCGAGCGCGGTATCACCATCACCTCTGCGGCCACGCAGTGCAGCTGGAAGGCCAAAGATATTGATGGCAAAGATACCGTCTTCACGATCAACATCATCGACACTCCCGGGCACGTGGATTTCACGGCCGAGGTGGAGCGAAGCCTCCGTGTCCTGGATGGCGGCGTGGTGGTCTTCGACGGCTCGCAGGGCGTTGAACCCCAGAGCGAAACCGTCTGGCGCCAGGCCGATAAGTACGCCGTTCCACGGCTGGCGTTCATCAATAAGATGGATAAGACCGGAGGGGATTTCTACATGTCCCTTGGCAGTATCCACGACCGTCTGAGCAAGAACGCCGTGGCGATTCAGCTCCCCATCGGCGCGGAATCCGATTTCACGGGCGTCGTCGATCTCATCGCGCAGAAGGCGTATAAATTCGAAGGAGAACACGGTGAGACGATCACCGAGATCCCCGTCCCGGAAGATCTGAAAGATGAGGTGTCGGAGTACCGTGCCGTGCTCATGGAGAAAGTCGCGGAGGCCGATGACGACCTTCTGGACGAGTACCTCAAGAACAACGCCCTCACCGATGCACAGATCATCAAGGGGCTCCGCGTCGGCACCGTGAAGAACAAGCTGTACCCGGTGGTCTGCGGTTCCTCTCTCAAGAACATGGGCGTGCAGCTCATGCTCGACGCGGTGGTGGCCTATCTGCCCTCTCCGCTCGATGTTCCCCCTGCGAAGGGCATCAATACCGATACCGACAAGGAAGAAGAGCGCAAGGCTTCCAATGATGATCCGCTCACCGTCCTCGCCTTCAAAATCGCCACCGATCCCTTCGTGGGACGCCTCACGTTCGTCCGTGTGTACTCCGGCGTGATGAAGGCCGGCACGTACATGATCAACTCGCGTTCGGGCACCAAAGAACGTATCGGACGCATTGTTCGCATGCACTCCAATCACCGCACCGAGATCACGGAGGTGGAGGCGGGCGACATTGCAGCAGTGATCGGCCTCAAAGACACGCGTACGGGAGACACACTCTGCGGGGAAGATCAGTCCATCCTCCTCGAATCCATCAAGTTCGCGGAGCCGGTCATCCACATGGCCGTGGAGCCCAAGACGAAGGCTGACCAGGAGAAGATGGGATCCGCCCTGCAGAAACTGGCCGAGGAGGATCCGACCTTCTCTGTGCGCACCGATGACGAAACCGGACAGGTCATCATCGGGGGCATGGGCGAGCTGCACCTGGATATCATCGTCGATCGTATGCGTCGCGAGTTCAAAGTGGAGTCGAACGTCGGCACGCCGCAGGTGGCCTACCGCGAGACGATCCAGAAAGAGGTGGAGCACGAAGAGAAGTACATCAAGCAGACAGGCGGCCGCGGACAGTACGGTCACGTCATTTTCAAGATCATTCCGCAGGAGCCGGGCAAGGGGTACGAATTCGTGAACGAGGTCGTGGGAGGCCGTATTCCCCGCGAGTACATCTCGCCCTGCGACAAGGGTTTCCAGGAGGGCATGACGCGCGGTATCCAGGCCGGCTACCCGGTGGTGGATGTGAAAGTGGAGCTCCTCGATGGTTCCTACCACGATGTCGACTCCTCTGAAATGGCCTTCAAGATCGCCGCATCCATCGGTTTCCAGAATGCCGCCAGAAAGGCAGAGCCGATCATCCTGGAGCCGATCATGAAGGTGGAGATCGTCACGCCCGAGGAGTTTCTCGGCGACGTCATGGGCGATATCAACTCCCGCCGCGGCGTGATCCAGAGTACGGGCGATCGTGGCTCAGCCAAGACGATTCAGGTGAACGTGCCGCTCTCCGAGATGTTCGGCTACGCCACGGATCTGCGCTCCCTCACGCAGGGCCGCGCCAGCTACTCCATGGAACCCAGTCACTATGCCAAGGTGCCGGGCAACGTGGCAGCCGAGGTGATTGCCAAGCGGGTGGGGGTGGTGAAGAGGTAG
- a CDS encoding small subunit ribosomal protein S12 — MPTINQLIRHPRRQRRRKSKAPALQYTWNTLHMRAVPLPKGAPFKRGVCIKVTTMTPKKPNSALRKIARVRLTNGHEVKAYIMGEGHNLQEHSMVLVRGGRVKDLPGVRYHIVRGILDTEGVQNRRQGRSRYGAKRPKKA, encoded by the coding sequence ATGCCAACGATCAATCAGCTCATCCGGCACCCACGCAGACAGCGGCGACGCAAGTCCAAGGCGCCGGCACTGCAGTACACCTGGAACACGCTGCATATGCGGGCCGTGCCGCTCCCCAAGGGCGCGCCATTCAAGCGCGGGGTCTGCATCAAAGTGACGACCATGACGCCGAAGAAGCCGAACTCCGCTCTGCGCAAGATCGCCCGCGTGCGCCTGACGAACGGCCACGAAGTGAAGGCGTACATCATGGGTGAGGGGCACAACCTGCAGGAACACTCGATGGTTCTCGTCCGTGGCGGCCGCGTGAAAGACCTTCCGGGCGTGCGCTACCACATCGTGCGCGGCATCCTCGATACCGAGGGTGTGCAGAACCGCAGGCAGGGCCGCAGCCGTTACGGCGCCAAACGACCGAAAAAAGCCTGA